In Colletotrichum higginsianum IMI 349063 chromosome 3, whole genome shotgun sequence, a genomic segment contains:
- a CDS encoding Splicing factor 3b subunit 4 yields MHRWKGLAYRTSPQAGSIREQDKDATIYIGNIDERASPAMVYEIMLQMGPIHNIHMPRDRVTQNHQGFGFVEFRTPGDAEYAANVMNGIKLYGKSLRVNKASADKQKQAEVGAELFVGNLDPMVDEKILYDTFSRFGPLVNLPKVAREDSGNSKGFGFISYADFESSDAAISNLHGQYILSKEVSVQYAFKKDGKGERHGDAAERELAAQAKKRNIVPEIQAVPPAFLNAPPPGPVPTAPAGFDPANGLPVPAPSPGPPAGFAPPPRGPAQYNAVPPPQNMGGPGVGRGMVLPPAPSGLPARPPQSQGGYTNPADFHPGAPGFLRHAARAARFHASPWVQPSRVSSTVKRAGGVRKSPRNGAPLNTTRRPLLRHSSAPRKSSRGHVASRNSRAFRIRTAQGIRYKRAGSNCNGLSPLRVDGFAIADDV; encoded by the exons ATGCACCGCTGGAAAGGCCTGGCTTATCGGACCTCACCCCAGGCGGGCTCGATAAG GGAACAAGACAAAGATGCGACCATCTACATCGGTAACATCGACGAGCGCGCGAGCCCGGCCATGGTGTACGAGATCATGCTGCAGATGGGCCCCATCCACAATATTCACATGCCCCGCGACCGCGTCACCCAGAACCACCAGGGCTTCGGCTTCGTTGAGTTCCGCACGCCGGGCGACGCCGAGTACGCCGCCAACGTGATGAACGGCATCAAGCTCTACGGCAAGTCGCTACGCGTCAACAAGGCCAGCGCCgacaagcagaagcaggccgaggtcggTGCCGAGTTGTTCGTCGGAAACCTCGACCCCATGGTCGACGAAAAGATCCTTTACGACACCTTTTCGCGCTTCGGTCCCCTCGTCAACCTGCCCAAGGTCGCGAGGGAAGACAGCGGCAACTCCAAGGGTTTCGGCTTCATCTCCTACGCCGACTTTGAGAgctccgacgccgccatctcgaaCCTGCACGGGCAGTACATCCTCAGCAAGGAGGTTTCGGTCCAGTACGCCTTcaagaaggacggcaagggcgagcgccacggcgacgccgcggagCGTGAGCTGGCTGCtcaggccaagaagaggaacATCGTTCCGGAGATTCAGGCGGTACCACCCGCGTTCCTGAACGCACCGCCCCCCGGCCCCGTTCCGACTGCCCCCGCCGGCTTCGATCCCGCAAACGGCCTTCCCGTTCCGGCCCCCAGCCCCGGCCCCCCTGCCGGCTTCGCGCCCCCGCCACGAGGACCTGCGCAGTACAACGCCGTGCCACCGCCTCAGAATATGGGCGGCCCCGGTGTCGGCCGAGGCATGGTGCTcccgcccgcgccgtcaGGCCTGCCGGCCCGCCCACCTCAGTCTCAGGGAGGCTACACCAACCCCGCCGATTTCCACCCGGGCGCCCCGGG GTTCCTCCGgcacgccgcccgcgccgcccggTTTCATGCCTCCCCCTGGGTTCAACCCTCCCGGGTTTCCTCGACGGTGAAGAGGGCAGGCGGGGTACGAAAGTCACCACGCAATGGTGCGCCACTCAACACAACACGGAGGCCACTGCTCCGACATAGCAGCGCTCCAAGGAAGTCTTCTAGGGGACACGTCGCTTCCAGAAACAGCAGAGCGTTCAGGATAAGGACTGCGCAAGGAATTCGTTACAAGCGGGCTGGATCAAACTGCAATGGTCTGTCTCCGCTTCGAGTAGACGGGTTCGCCATTGCTGACGATGTCTAG